In Fodinicola acaciae, the following proteins share a genomic window:
- a CDS encoding IS1380 family transposase yields the protein MKVNRVGGLVLDPARESLVSSAGGLLLRQTIRLSGVRRALSVALDPWRGRRVRHGPGKIVCDLATAVALGGDCLADVSVVRAQPGLFGPVASDPTISRLVSTLAGDVDAVLPAIRSARAQARCAVWKRRRPLAGRAGSRDGGQVIIDLDSTLVTAHSDKERACATHKRGFGFAPMCAFVDHGQYGTGESLVLQLRPGNASPWNKQDHVQALDLALAQLPEGERAQVLVRADSGACSKAFLHHITDLGLEYSIGFPAHETVKAAMEAIPPQAWRPAVDGDGQPREGAQVAELTRWMPDPTPATRPGPQQWPAGMRVIARRERPHPGAQLRLTDQDGWRITCFATNTHGPGWTLDTLEVRHRQRARCEDRIRAQKDTGMRNLPFHGYAHNQIWLEIAALAADLLAWTQTLAWDTHQPARRWEPKRLRLRILAVAGRIIHSGRRRRLRLPRNWPFNHLIDNAWKSLQPS from the coding sequence GTGAAGGTTAACAGGGTTGGCGGGTTGGTTCTGGATCCGGCTCGCGAGTCGTTGGTGTCCTCTGCTGGCGGACTGTTGTTACGGCAGACGATCCGGTTGTCAGGTGTGCGGCGAGCGTTGTCGGTAGCCCTTGATCCGTGGCGTGGTCGCCGGGTCCGCCACGGTCCGGGGAAGATCGTTTGCGACCTGGCGACCGCGGTTGCGCTCGGCGGTGACTGTTTAGCGGATGTGAGCGTGGTCCGGGCGCAACCTGGACTGTTCGGGCCGGTGGCCAGCGATCCGACGATATCGCGGCTGGTCAGCACGTTGGCTGGCGATGTTGATGCTGTCCTGCCGGCGATCCGGTCCGCGCGGGCTCAGGCGCGGTGCGCGGTCTGGAAGCGGCGCCGGCCGTTGGCCGGCCGTGCGGGTAGTCGCGACGGCGGCCAAGTCATCATCGATCTGGACTCGACATTGGTGACCGCGCACTCGGACAAAGAACGTGCCTGCGCTACCCACAAACGCGGGTTCGGATTCGCGCCGATGTGCGCGTTCGTCGACCATGGCCAGTACGGGACCGGAGAAAGCCTGGTGCTGCAACTGCGTCCTGGCAACGCTTCACCGTGGAACAAGCAGGACCATGTCCAGGCTCTGGATCTGGCGCTGGCCCAGCTGCCCGAAGGCGAGCGCGCGCAGGTGTTGGTCCGTGCCGATTCCGGCGCGTGTTCCAAGGCGTTCCTGCATCACATCACCGATCTGGGGTTGGAGTATTCGATCGGATTCCCGGCCCATGAAACGGTCAAAGCCGCGATGGAGGCTATCCCGCCGCAGGCCTGGAGACCGGCTGTTGACGGTGACGGCCAGCCGCGCGAGGGCGCGCAGGTCGCCGAGCTCACGCGATGGATGCCCGACCCGACCCCGGCAACCCGACCCGGTCCTCAACAATGGCCAGCCGGGATGCGGGTGATCGCCCGCCGGGAACGACCACACCCCGGCGCGCAACTACGCCTCACCGACCAGGACGGGTGGCGCATCACCTGCTTCGCCACCAACACCCACGGCCCCGGCTGGACACTGGACACACTGGAAGTACGCCACCGGCAACGAGCCCGTTGCGAGGACCGTATCCGCGCGCAGAAAGACACCGGCATGCGCAACCTGCCCTTCCACGGATACGCCCACAACCAGATCTGGCTGGAAATCGCCGCACTAGCGGCGGACTTGCTGGCCTGGACCCAAACCCTGGCCTGGGACACACACCAACCCGCCAGACGCTGGGAACCCAAACGCCTACGGCTACGCATCCTGGCCGTCGCCGGCCGCATCATCCACAGCGGCCGACGACGACGCCTACGACTACCCCGCAACTGGCCCTTCAACCACCTCATCGACAACGCCTGGAAATCCCTACAACCCAGCTAA
- a CDS encoding NUDIX domain-containing protein translates to MVGEPPRTAAVMLVDPDGRVLLQLRDGNAPVGRHKWAVPGGGVEPGEHPESAARREIREETGIELTGKLELFWYGTRAFSLDHPLEWFVYCAPTAVRQEDVVVGEGAAMVFVPPQDIQALDLAQGARHFLTLFLASAAYDQLRRR, encoded by the coding sequence ATGGTCGGTGAGCCACCGCGTACGGCCGCCGTCATGCTGGTCGACCCGGACGGTCGCGTACTTTTGCAGTTGCGGGACGGCAACGCACCGGTCGGCAGGCACAAATGGGCCGTGCCGGGTGGCGGCGTGGAGCCGGGCGAGCACCCGGAGTCGGCCGCGCGGCGAGAGATCCGCGAGGAGACCGGCATCGAGCTCACCGGGAAACTCGAGCTGTTCTGGTACGGAACGCGCGCATTCAGCCTCGATCACCCGCTGGAGTGGTTCGTCTACTGCGCGCCGACCGCCGTACGCCAGGAGGACGTTGTCGTCGGCGAAGGCGCGGCGATGGTTTTCGTTCCGCCGCAGGACATCCAGGCACTCGACCTGGCCCAGGGTGCTCGGCACTTCCTGACGCTCTTCCTGGCGTCAGCGGCGTACGACCAACTACGGAGGCGATAG
- the pepN gene encoding aminopeptidase N: MTSLTAGEATARAALISVRRYVIDLDLTAGDETFASSCRISFDAARTGVSTFVEIAGELTAALLNGEPLDPGSRAENRLPLALEQTENELRIEAVLPYSRTGEGIHRFVDPADGRVYLYAQSFLADAQRIFGCFDQPDLKAPLVVRVRVPESWTVIGNERGSQTEPGVWQFAETKPIPPYLFSICAGEYHSIHDEHDGIQLGLHCRASLADALDPDTDELFTVTKQCFDAYHRMFEQRYPFGDTYDQVFVPEFNAGAMENPGCVTFRDELLFRSAVTDAERELRACVVAHEMAHMWFGDLVSMRWWDDLWLNESFAEYMGYRVVTEATRFENNWVEFGVNRKMWGYEADQSPSTHPISSPVADTGGALTNFDGISYAKGASALRQLVAWLGDEAFLAGINDHFRRHAYGNAALVDLLAAWENSSGRPLKEWSRSWLELSGVNTLRPLVETDADGGYSSVRIEQSGAVPRPHRIGVGLYRRDDDVVRLDRRLEVDLDPVAHGDITPLPQLTGVPAADILLLNDGDLTFAKIRFDERSAAGLVELLPLVEDPLTRAVMWGAAWEMVRDGLLPASTYVDIVARGVRRETHPAVLDRLLNSTRAFPVDRCLSGDARVAALRTLAVAYRELVETSEAGGPRQLFGARGMARVAVDEPDLELIAGWLAGRGIPAGLRLDDELRWAVLRRLVILGRAGISDIDSELARDGSAHGAVHAAGCRAALPTSAAKTAAWANLTGEEKLSNRIMEAIALGFWQPEQAELTEPYVQRYFVDMPGVAASHTEWMGLMLGKSAYPRFAVDERTVAAADQLIATGPPAGLRRALVDMTHDMRRALAARTAFPDGTVH, encoded by the coding sequence ATGACGAGTTTGACCGCCGGTGAGGCCACCGCACGCGCTGCGCTGATTTCCGTCCGCCGTTATGTCATCGACCTCGACCTGACGGCCGGCGACGAGACGTTCGCGTCCAGCTGCCGGATCAGCTTCGACGCGGCCAGGACCGGCGTGTCGACGTTCGTGGAGATCGCCGGCGAGCTGACCGCCGCGCTGCTCAACGGCGAGCCGCTGGATCCCGGCAGCAGAGCCGAAAACCGGTTGCCGTTGGCCCTGGAACAGACCGAGAACGAGCTGCGGATCGAGGCGGTGCTGCCATACTCGCGGACCGGCGAAGGCATCCACCGGTTCGTCGATCCGGCCGACGGCCGGGTTTACCTTTACGCACAGAGCTTTCTCGCCGACGCGCAGCGGATCTTCGGCTGTTTCGACCAACCCGACCTCAAGGCGCCGCTGGTGGTGCGCGTACGCGTGCCGGAAAGCTGGACGGTGATCGGCAACGAGCGCGGCAGCCAAACCGAGCCGGGTGTGTGGCAGTTTGCCGAGACCAAGCCGATCCCGCCTTATCTGTTCTCCATCTGCGCCGGCGAATACCACTCGATCCACGACGAGCACGACGGCATCCAGCTCGGCCTGCACTGCCGCGCGTCGCTCGCCGACGCGCTCGACCCGGACACCGACGAGCTTTTCACCGTCACCAAGCAGTGTTTCGACGCCTATCACCGGATGTTCGAGCAGCGCTATCCGTTCGGCGACACCTACGACCAGGTCTTCGTGCCGGAGTTCAACGCCGGAGCGATGGAAAATCCCGGTTGCGTGACGTTTCGGGACGAGCTGCTCTTTCGCTCCGCGGTCACCGACGCCGAGCGTGAGCTGCGTGCCTGCGTGGTCGCGCACGAGATGGCGCACATGTGGTTCGGCGACCTGGTCAGCATGCGCTGGTGGGACGACCTGTGGCTGAACGAGTCTTTCGCCGAGTACATGGGATACCGGGTCGTCACCGAGGCCACCAGGTTCGAGAACAACTGGGTCGAGTTCGGCGTCAACCGGAAGATGTGGGGCTACGAGGCGGACCAGTCGCCCTCGACGCATCCGATCTCGTCACCGGTCGCCGACACCGGCGGCGCGCTGACCAACTTCGACGGCATCTCGTACGCGAAAGGCGCCTCCGCGCTCAGACAGCTGGTCGCCTGGCTCGGCGACGAGGCGTTCCTGGCCGGCATCAACGACCATTTCCGCCGGCATGCGTACGGCAACGCGGCGCTGGTGGATTTGTTGGCGGCGTGGGAAAACAGCAGTGGCCGGCCGTTGAAGGAATGGTCGCGGTCGTGGCTGGAACTCTCCGGTGTCAACACCTTGCGGCCGCTGGTCGAGACCGACGCGGACGGCGGATATTCCAGCGTACGCATCGAACAGTCCGGCGCGGTCCCGCGGCCGCATCGGATCGGTGTCGGTCTTTATCGTCGCGACGATGACGTCGTACGCCTCGACCGGCGGTTGGAGGTGGATCTCGATCCGGTCGCGCACGGCGACATCACGCCGTTGCCACAGTTGACCGGTGTGCCGGCGGCGGACATCCTGCTGCTCAACGACGGCGACCTCACTTTCGCCAAGATCCGCTTCGACGAGCGGTCGGCCGCCGGCCTGGTGGAGCTGCTGCCGCTGGTCGAGGATCCGCTGACCCGCGCCGTGATGTGGGGCGCCGCCTGGGAAATGGTGCGCGACGGCCTGCTGCCGGCGAGCACGTACGTCGACATCGTCGCGCGAGGGGTGCGGCGCGAGACGCATCCGGCGGTGCTCGACCGGCTGCTCAACTCGACCCGTGCGTTTCCGGTCGATCGCTGCCTTTCCGGCGACGCGCGCGTGGCCGCGTTGCGGACTCTCGCGGTGGCATATCGAGAATTGGTGGAAACGTCCGAGGCCGGCGGCCCGCGGCAGTTGTTCGGAGCGCGCGGAATGGCGCGCGTCGCGGTCGACGAACCGGATCTGGAGCTGATCGCCGGTTGGCTTGCCGGTCGCGGCATTCCAGCGGGACTGCGGCTGGACGACGAGTTGCGCTGGGCCGTGCTGCGGCGGCTGGTGATCCTCGGCCGTGCTGGCATTTCCGACATCGACTCCGAGCTCGCGCGTGACGGCAGTGCGCACGGCGCCGTACACGCGGCCGGTTGCCGCGCCGCTCTGCCGACCAGCGCGGCGAAAACCGCCGCGTGGGCCAACCTGACCGGCGAGGAGAAGCTGTCCAACCGCATCATGGAGGCGATCGCGCTCGGTTTCTGGCAGCCGGAGCAGGCGGAGCTGACCGAGCCGTACGTTCAGCGATATTTCGTTGACATGCCAGGAGTTGCCGCCAGCCACACCGAATGGATGGGGCTGATGCTGGGGAAATCAGCCTATCCGCGGTTTGCCGTCGACGAGCGTACGGTGGCGGCCGCGGACCAGTTGATCGCGACCGGTCCGCCGGCCGGACTGCGCCGAGCGCTGGTCGACATGACACACGACATGCGGCGGGCACTCGCCGCGCGAACCGCGTTCCCGGACGGCACTGTCCACTGA
- a CDS encoding nucleoside-diphosphate kinase — protein sequence MRVPDWCSDSPEKRVVFGSDPYVVETWRELPAGWLPATTFLLLRPEAIVARVGCTVLGRARSAGFTPLTAVPIRFDRRMVREIWRHDLNGTPPSRLRLLDFLLTAGDCLLVVVRHPDDAARRLRALKGPSQPRDRRPHHLRSLPGVSQVGPLTYVHTPDEPIDVVRELGIFLDTEQRRRVFAATSDDVVRTLTQLENAVEYRDFSLEPALDRIRPYAPSDLIGEDAAWLRVQDNPRISRWDAVAVAAHSCAERNSVPPTYVCLRDEFAKLAGART from the coding sequence ATGCGGGTTCCCGACTGGTGTTCGGACAGTCCGGAGAAACGCGTCGTGTTCGGCAGCGATCCGTACGTCGTCGAGACCTGGCGAGAGCTGCCGGCCGGCTGGCTGCCTGCGACGACTTTTCTGTTGCTACGACCGGAAGCGATCGTCGCACGCGTCGGGTGCACTGTCCTCGGTCGCGCGCGTTCGGCCGGTTTCACCCCGCTGACGGCCGTGCCGATACGGTTTGACCGGCGGATGGTCAGAGAAATCTGGCGACACGATCTCAACGGCACTCCACCGTCGCGGTTGCGCTTGCTGGATTTTCTCCTCACCGCCGGCGATTGTCTGCTCGTCGTCGTTCGCCATCCGGATGACGCGGCGCGCAGATTGCGGGCGTTGAAAGGTCCGAGCCAGCCGAGAGACCGGCGACCACACCACCTGAGGTCGCTGCCTGGCGTCTCGCAGGTCGGCCCGCTGACGTATGTCCACACGCCGGACGAGCCGATCGACGTCGTACGCGAATTGGGGATATTCCTGGACACCGAGCAACGGCGGCGCGTCTTCGCCGCGACCAGCGACGACGTCGTACGCACACTCACACAACTTGAGAATGCCGTGGAATACCGGGACTTCTCACTGGAGCCTGCCTTGGATCGGATCAGGCCGTACGCGCCGAGTGACCTCATCGGCGAAGACGCTGCCTGGCTGCGTGTGCAAGACAACCCGCGGATCAGCCGATGGGACGCGGTGGCTGTCGCCGCGCACAGCTGCGCCGAGCGAAACTCCGTGCCGCCGACGTATGTCTGTCTTCGTGACGAGTTCGCCAAACTGGCCGGAGCGCGTACGTGA
- a CDS encoding UDP-N-acetylglucosamine 1-carboxyvinyltransferase → MTAVGASTELAVQITGGVPLCGRVAIQGSKNTALSLYAAAFAMNAAVTLTKAPAVADTAAVIRIATGLGVPAGFNAGVFQFPAAELTSGELDPLIASRIRLSISIAAAVLARRGTVSFPLPGGDGFCERPIDRHLAAMCAAGATLRETGGQLVATLPRGRPQAFDFSALTPYGPSLGATLSALLLAAHADGISVLRHPSPEPEITHVCRFLRAAGVAIRMGPRGTLLVAGTRRMAEVTYCVPADRMEAGTLAIAAAVTGGAIALDGISVDQLPAGFREFLGVSGIRLADTGNALTVSGVASGPGQTIVTGPHPAFPTDLQPPATVLLARLRGRSRIVERVFPRRTSHLRGLAEFGVRSSETGHAAEVAGDTRLTGADVVGTDIRCAVAYVLAALAADGDSTVAGAYHLGRGHEDLPGKLRALGARIR, encoded by the coding sequence GTGACGGCCGTCGGCGCCTCGACCGAGCTGGCGGTTCAGATAACCGGCGGAGTCCCGCTCTGCGGCCGGGTCGCCATACAGGGCTCGAAGAACACCGCACTCAGCTTGTACGCGGCAGCCTTCGCGATGAACGCGGCCGTGACGCTGACGAAAGCTCCGGCGGTGGCGGACACGGCAGCGGTCATCCGGATCGCGACCGGTCTCGGCGTGCCGGCCGGCTTCAACGCCGGAGTGTTCCAGTTTCCGGCCGCGGAGCTGACGTCCGGAGAACTTGATCCACTGATCGCAAGCCGGATCCGGCTCAGCATCAGCATCGCCGCGGCCGTGTTGGCACGCCGCGGAACGGTCAGTTTTCCGTTGCCTGGCGGCGATGGCTTCTGCGAGCGTCCGATCGACCGCCACCTGGCGGCGATGTGCGCCGCCGGCGCCACTCTGCGGGAGACCGGCGGACAGCTGGTGGCCACACTGCCGAGAGGGCGGCCGCAGGCGTTCGATTTCTCCGCACTCACGCCGTACGGGCCGAGCCTCGGCGCGACGCTGAGCGCGTTGTTGTTGGCAGCGCATGCAGACGGCATCTCGGTGCTGCGTCATCCCAGTCCTGAGCCGGAAATCACGCATGTCTGCCGGTTTCTTCGTGCTGCCGGTGTGGCGATTCGCATGGGCCCACGCGGAACGTTGCTGGTGGCCGGCACCAGGCGGATGGCCGAGGTGACCTACTGCGTGCCAGCCGACCGGATGGAGGCCGGCACACTCGCGATCGCGGCGGCCGTCACCGGTGGCGCGATCGCTCTGGACGGCATCTCGGTCGACCAGCTTCCGGCCGGCTTTCGCGAGTTTCTTGGCGTTTCCGGCATCCGGTTGGCCGACACCGGCAATGCGCTCACGGTCAGCGGCGTGGCATCGGGACCAGGACAGACGATCGTGACCGGACCGCATCCGGCCTTTCCGACCGATCTGCAGCCGCCGGCGACCGTCCTGCTGGCCCGCCTGCGCGGCCGGTCCCGGATCGTCGAACGCGTTTTTCCGCGCAGAACCAGCCATTTGCGCGGCTTGGCCGAGTTTGGCGTCAGATCCAGCGAAACCGGCCATGCCGCTGAGGTCGCCGGCGACACCCGGCTGACCGGCGCGGATGTCGTCGGCACCGACATCAGGTGCGCGGTCGCGTACGTGCTCGCCGCGTTGGCGGCCGACGGCGACTCCACTGTCGCCGGTGCGTATCACCTCGGCCGTGGACACGAGGATCTGCCAGGAAAACTTCGCGCGCTCGGGGCGCGGATCCGGTGA
- a CDS encoding UDP-N-acetylglucosamine 1-carboxyvinyltransferase, which yields MTTTAVIRVRGGRPLHGSVTPQGAKGTAVLLFAASLACATDVLLDRVPAISDTAVFAELATKLGAAVERGDDWLRISATIHRSTVDGQLGRALRVTPSLAAAVLARTGQVEFPFPGGDAFCARPIDRHLDAMRAAGATVDIVGGTVRARLAGGRVRPFKASAGTPYGPSVGATVTALVLAACASGTSLVTEASPEPEIDRTVAFLRAGGARVEPRFDGAYELTGGGIVHGSRQCVPVDRIEAGTLAIAALVTGGSVILRSCAAADLSAPVRDFLTTAGGRVRDVPDGVEIAAVATGMAVDLETGPRVGFPTDLQPVATAALSGLAGRSTVTERVYRSRDSHVPGLREFGADIRVDGPVVTVRGPRELMPAAVTGSDVRCVTSYLTAALTADGVSTVGGLAHLDRGHADLVGQLSALGADVVRTN from the coding sequence ATGACGACCACCGCCGTCATACGAGTGCGTGGTGGTCGTCCGCTGCACGGATCGGTTACGCCACAAGGGGCGAAAGGCACTGCTGTCCTGCTTTTCGCCGCCTCCCTGGCATGCGCGACCGACGTACTGCTCGACCGGGTGCCAGCCATCTCGGACACGGCCGTTTTCGCCGAGCTGGCGACCAAACTCGGCGCCGCTGTCGAACGCGGCGACGACTGGTTGCGGATCAGCGCCACCATTCACAGGTCCACTGTGGACGGTCAGCTCGGCCGAGCGCTGCGTGTCACGCCGTCGCTGGCAGCGGCCGTGCTCGCTCGCACCGGTCAGGTGGAGTTTCCGTTCCCTGGCGGCGATGCCTTCTGCGCGCGACCGATCGATCGCCACCTGGACGCGATGCGTGCGGCTGGTGCGACGGTCGACATTGTCGGCGGCACCGTACGTGCCAGGTTGGCAGGCGGTCGTGTCCGGCCGTTCAAGGCATCGGCCGGCACGCCGTACGGTCCAAGCGTCGGCGCGACCGTCACCGCGCTGGTCCTCGCCGCGTGCGCGTCCGGAACGTCGCTTGTCACGGAAGCCAGTCCAGAGCCGGAAATCGATCGGACGGTGGCATTTCTGCGTGCCGGCGGTGCCCGCGTCGAGCCACGTTTCGACGGCGCGTACGAGCTCACCGGCGGCGGAATCGTCCACGGTTCGCGGCAATGCGTACCAGTTGACCGCATCGAGGCAGGTACGCTCGCGATCGCCGCGTTGGTGACCGGTGGTTCGGTCATCTTGCGATCCTGCGCGGCCGCCGATCTTTCCGCGCCAGTGCGGGACTTCCTGACGACCGCCGGCGGTCGTGTACGTGATGTGCCGGACGGTGTCGAGATCGCCGCGGTCGCCACCGGCATGGCGGTCGACTTGGAGACCGGTCCGCGCGTCGGCTTTCCGACCGACCTGCAGCCAGTCGCGACGGCCGCGCTTTCGGGGCTCGCTGGCCGTTCGACGGTGACCGAGCGGGTCTATCGGAGCAGGGACAGCCACGTCCCGGGTTTACGCGAGTTCGGCGCGGATATTCGCGTCGACGGGCCGGTGGTGACCGTACGCGGACCGCGCGAGCTGATGCCGGCCGCGGTGACCGGCTCCGATGTTCGTTGCGTGACCTCGTATCTGACCGCCGCGTTGACCGCAGACGGAGTGTCGACGGTCGGCGGCCTCGCTCACCTGGACCGCGGTCACGCGGACCTGGTCGGCCAACTCAGCGCGCTCGGCGCCGACGTGGTCCGGACCAACTGA
- a CDS encoding ferritin produces MAEKDTSKFVDLLHEQIKNEFNAHQQYVALATWFDAEDLPRLAKHFYRQALEERNHAMMIVRYLLDQGIKVTIPGVDPVRNDFSSPRQLLELALQQEKDVTADIVRLAKAARDEGDYIGEQFMQWFLQEQVEEVAQMSTLVNVASRAGDNLFDVENFIARESIGADDGGGANAPKAAGGAI; encoded by the coding sequence ATGGCTGAGAAGGACACCTCGAAATTCGTTGACCTGCTGCACGAACAGATCAAGAACGAGTTCAACGCGCACCAGCAGTACGTGGCGCTGGCCACCTGGTTCGACGCGGAGGATTTGCCGCGGCTGGCCAAGCATTTCTACCGGCAGGCGCTGGAGGAGCGCAACCACGCGATGATGATCGTGCGGTATCTGCTCGACCAGGGGATCAAGGTGACCATCCCCGGCGTCGACCCGGTGCGCAACGACTTCTCCTCGCCGCGCCAGCTGCTGGAGTTGGCTCTGCAGCAGGAAAAGGACGTGACCGCCGATATCGTACGGCTGGCCAAGGCGGCCCGCGACGAGGGCGACTACATCGGCGAGCAGTTCATGCAGTGGTTCCTGCAGGAGCAGGTCGAGGAGGTGGCGCAGATGAGCACGCTGGTCAACGTGGCCTCGCGCGCCGGAGACAACCTGTTCGACGTGGAGAACTTCATCGCGCGCGAGTCCATCGGCGCCGATGACGGCGGCGGCGCCAACGCGCCGAAAGCCGCCGGCGGCGCCATCTAG
- the tmk gene encoding dTMP kinase — MGMREPMPHPGVLIAFCGIDGSGKSTQVRLAAEWLAVSEKVTVLRPNTEWYRRQDPVIRSYMDGSMSPEQRHDMVAELALFSAADRYRQTRTEVLPRLAAGEIVLMDRYVHTSWTWAIARGLDDAAWLAELNRYFPPADLTMCFDVDVSTARQRILARGELPRWEEQDTERMRRVRQAFLDQPWGTSDTYHILDAEQPADDLAIIVRKLVGQTLRSRDHGR, encoded by the coding sequence ATGGGGATGCGCGAGCCGATGCCTCATCCAGGTGTGCTGATCGCCTTCTGTGGCATCGACGGATCCGGCAAAAGCACACAGGTGCGGTTGGCGGCGGAATGGCTTGCCGTCAGCGAAAAAGTCACCGTCCTGCGGCCGAACACCGAGTGGTACCGGCGGCAGGATCCGGTCATCCGGTCCTATATGGACGGTTCGATGTCGCCGGAGCAGCGCCACGATATGGTCGCGGAGCTGGCGCTTTTCAGTGCCGCCGACCGCTATCGGCAGACCAGGACCGAGGTGCTGCCACGGCTGGCCGCCGGCGAGATCGTGCTGATGGACCGCTACGTCCACACGTCGTGGACCTGGGCCATCGCCAGAGGACTCGACGACGCCGCCTGGCTGGCCGAGCTGAACAGGTATTTTCCACCGGCTGACCTGACGATGTGCTTCGACGTCGACGTTTCGACCGCACGCCAACGGATCCTGGCCAGAGGTGAGCTGCCGCGCTGGGAGGAGCAGGACACCGAGCGGATGCGACGAGTACGCCAGGCGTTCCTGGACCAGCCGTGGGGGACCAGCGACACCTACCACATCCTGGATGCCGAGCAGCCGGCCGACGATCTCGCGATCATTGTTCGCAAATTGGTTGGCCAGACGCTGCGGAGCCGTGACCATGGTCGGTGA
- the tmk gene encoding dTMP kinase, with protein MLVSFCGLDGSGKTTQVRLLADRLRTAKEVCVLRSTTPAYAADPEVVRFLAGDTPDADIPGVLRHVGMLSAADRLRQFRTEVRPRLLDGCVVILDRFVFSAYAWAVARGFRDLRWLRELNRHLPTPDVSIVLDVDPLTALGRLRARGDQARWEERDLARVAAVRAALLTQPWGRTPGYWVLDGSRPAGELATEIAALVAAAAGGWMMDA; from the coding sequence ATGCTCGTTTCCTTCTGTGGGCTCGACGGCTCGGGGAAGACGACGCAGGTCCGGTTGCTCGCCGACCGGCTGCGTACGGCCAAAGAGGTGTGCGTGCTCCGGTCGACGACGCCGGCGTACGCGGCGGACCCGGAGGTGGTCAGGTTTCTCGCCGGTGATACGCCGGACGCCGACATCCCCGGTGTGCTCCGACATGTCGGCATGTTGTCGGCCGCTGACCGGCTTCGGCAGTTTCGTACGGAAGTCCGGCCACGGCTGCTGGACGGCTGCGTGGTGATCCTCGACCGGTTCGTCTTCTCCGCGTACGCGTGGGCCGTCGCGCGCGGTTTTCGCGATCTGCGGTGGCTTCGCGAGCTCAACCGCCACCTGCCGACGCCCGATGTGAGCATCGTGCTCGACGTCGACCCGCTCACCGCGCTCGGCCGGCTGCGGGCACGTGGTGACCAGGCTCGCTGGGAGGAGCGCGACCTGGCGCGGGTGGCGGCCGTACGCGCGGCGCTGTTGACCCAGCCGTGGGGCCGGACGCCCGGTTACTGGGTGCTCGACGGCAGCCGGCCGGCCGGCGAGCTGGCCACCGAGATCGCGGCGCTGGTGGCCGCGGCGGCCGGAGGATGGATGATGGACGCATGA
- a CDS encoding SDR family oxidoreductase, with product MKRSVLVTGPDGVVGSEVMARLAIRPDLDCYTVSRRRPGPRRIGWHIGREPMPEQLRRHWDVVVHLAASTRWTMTKSEAEQANIAPIAAMLDLVDERTHLVHVSTAYVGGYRTDDDLVSDEFGGFRNGYEWSKAQGEELVRTRHAGQLTVIRPPLILGRRDDGGISRFSGPYSLLQALVSGLAAVVVGDPGGYAEIAPVDQVAEAVVAAVDGNCRQQIEVVAGGTASLRLDDLLTLSLETLNDWRVAHGVPPLERPPIVSTERWHRFFLPLAEQHLSEVQHRAVQLLGMFESYTSMMEPFEPTNQVVDPAEVLRRSVRWWADSKPRLAARLPEPWALVAA from the coding sequence GTGAAACGCAGTGTGCTGGTGACCGGTCCGGACGGTGTGGTCGGCAGCGAGGTGATGGCGCGGCTGGCGATCCGGCCGGATCTGGACTGCTACACGGTCAGCAGACGCAGACCGGGACCGCGGCGGATCGGCTGGCACATCGGTCGAGAACCGATGCCGGAGCAACTGCGCCGGCACTGGGACGTGGTCGTTCACCTCGCCGCGTCGACGCGCTGGACGATGACGAAATCCGAGGCGGAGCAGGCAAACATCGCACCGATCGCGGCGATGCTCGACCTGGTCGACGAGCGGACGCATCTTGTGCACGTCTCCACCGCGTACGTCGGCGGCTATCGCACCGACGATGACCTGGTGTCCGATGAGTTCGGCGGTTTTCGCAACGGCTACGAGTGGTCCAAGGCTCAGGGCGAGGAGCTGGTACGGACGCGACATGCCGGCCAGCTCACGGTCATCCGGCCACCGCTGATCCTCGGCCGTCGCGACGACGGTGGCATCAGCCGGTTTTCCGGACCGTACAGCCTGTTGCAGGCGTTGGTGTCCGGCCTGGCCGCGGTCGTGGTCGGAGATCCCGGCGGATACGCCGAAATCGCGCCGGTCGATCAGGTGGCCGAGGCGGTCGTCGCGGCTGTCGACGGCAATTGCCGGCAGCAGATCGAGGTGGTGGCCGGCGGCACGGCCAGCCTGCGGCTGGACGATCTGCTCACGCTTTCACTGGAAACGCTCAACGACTGGCGGGTGGCGCACGGCGTGCCACCGCTGGAACGGCCGCCGATCGTGTCGACCGAGCGCTGGCACCGGTTTTTCCTGCCGCTGGCCGAACAACACCTGTCCGAGGTGCAGCACAGGGCGGTGCAGCTGCTCGGCATGTTCGAAAGCTACACGAGCATGATGGAGCCGTTCGAGCCGACCAACCAGGTGGTGGATCCGGCCGAGGTCCTGCGCCGGTCCGTACGATGGTGGGCTGACAGCAAGCCACGGCTGGCCGCGCGGCTGCCGGAGCCGTGGGCCTTGGTCGCGGCATGA